CCATAGAAAAGAGCAGTAACTATGTCCACCCCTTCTGTTGCTAAACCCAAATATGTATACATCAAACCGATGAATAAAATTCTATATCCGCAAACTAAAAACAATAAAAAAAGAAATAACTTCCCAGCCTGCCATAATAACTCATAAAAGTTATCCCAATTCAGTACTTGTCGCCAATAATTCGCCAAAATTATAGCCCCCTCTCCTAAGAAAGTAAAACACTAGACAGTTTCTACTTAATTAGACAAAATCTTTTTACCAATATAAAAACAGCCTCGCAAAAGGCTGTTTTTATGAGGTATCCCACACTATCCTTTAATTTTAGATTAGCTCTATACTATATTGTGTTACTTTATTCTTCACTACATCACTTAATCCCATATCTGTAATCATACCATCAAAATCTGTGATAGCAGCATATTTATAATTTCCATCATGGCTGAATTTATTTACTTCTGCCAATAAATAGGTCCGCCGACTTGTCTTTAATGCCGCATCTTTCGTCAAGCCGTCATCTACGCCATACGTCGTAACCTCATTATCATAGACATTAATTCCTGCTGCCCCCAAAAAAGCAATATCGAATTTAAATTGCAATAATATCTGTATCGTCATTGCGCCGAAAAAACCATCTCGCTCATCATTTAATTCGCCGCCGACAAAAATTACGCGTTGGGTCGCTTCTTTTAAAACGAGCAATACTTCAAGCATATTTGTAATAACCGTAATTTTTTTATTAGAAACTGCAATCAACTTTGCAACTTCAATATTTGTCGTAGAAAGATCGAGAAATACTACATCGCCCTCTTGTATCAGTTCTACCGCCTTACTAGCAATTATTTTTTTCCCTTCGAGATTCTGACATTTCCTTGCACTCACTTCAATCGCATGCGGATTAGAGCGAATACTAACCGCACCACCATAAGCGCGTTTTAATAAATTTCTTTTTTCTAATGATGCCAAATCTTTGCGAATACAATCTTCCGTAACATCAAAGCGTTCACTTAGTTCTTTGACCTTTACTTTTCCAAATTTACGCACCATCTCTAAAATTTGCTCTTTGCGTTCCTCAACAAACATCTTCTCACTCCAATAAAACAAGACTTAATTCAGGAAGATTTTAGCTTCGTCTGAATTTTAGTCGCAATCGAGAATATTTCCATCAAATCATACTAAACTGCCAATTTCCATCACCAGATAAATGCAATTGTTGCTTATGATATTGATGTAATGTCGAACGATGTCCAATACTTAAAATTGCAGCGTTCGGCAAATTTTCTTTTAATAATTTATACATCACAGCTTCCGTTTTTTCGTCAAGTGCTGATGTAGATTCATCTAAAAATACAATATCAGGTTTCGCTAACAAAACCCTGGCAAAAGCCACCCGCTGCTGCTCACCCAATGATAAGATTCTCGACCAATCATCCACTTCATTTACTCTATCAAAAAAATGTATAAGTTCACATTTTTCCATTACATTTTTTATTTCCTGCTGCGAAACCAAACTGTTCTCCTGTGGATACAGCAAGGCATCACGCAAACTTCCCAAAGGCAAATATGGACGCTGTGGTAAAAAGAAGCACTGATGACCATCTGGAATCTGCACCTCACCTTCTCCAAAAGGCCAAATCCCAGAAATCGCTCGTAACAATGTACTTTTTCCACATCCAGAATCTCCTGTAATTAAGATAGTTTCGCCAGGTGCAATATTAAAATTCAAATTGTTTAATAGCACACGCCCTGTTGGCAAAGTAACATCTAAAGATTTCACCTGGAAATTATTATCTTGAACAGGTTTGATTTGTGTTTCTCCTTGGATCTGTTCAACCTTTTCCATATTATTCGTAAAGTTCACTAAACGATTAACGACCGACTGCCACTGTGCAATCGTCGCATAGCTCTCAACAAAGAACGATAACGCCGTTTGTACTTTATCAAAAGCAGTCAAAGTCTGCATAATCCCGCCCCATTGGATCTGTTTGGCAAAATAAGCTGGTACAATCAAAAAGATTGGTACAATAATTGCAGTCTGCCCATAGATATTTACAAACCAGGACAATCTTTTTTGATATTTCATTAATGAAAAATAGTTTTTTACTACAGATCTAAAGCGCCCCTCAACATTTTTATTTTCCGCTTTTTCACCACCATAAAAAGCTATGCTTTCACCATTTTCACGATAGCGAATTAACCCAAAACGAAAATCCGCTTCCAAGCGCTGTTGATCAAAATTGAGTCTAACGAGCGGGTTCCCAATTTTTGTTGTTAAGTAGGTTCCACCAATTGCATAAATTAAGCATATCCATACCATATAGCCATGAATTTCAAGACTCATACTTCCAAGCGGCAAGGCAATGACACCTGACAACTGCCATAAAATAACGATAAAAGCAACTAGCGTTGTAATCTGCCGTAAAAAACCTAATAATAAAGTTAACGTTAATTCCACAAAATCGCGAATATCTTCCGTCATACGTTGATCAGGATTATCCGTTTGATTTTCAATCACCTGCATTTTATAATAATTGCGCGCCTGTGACCACTTGTCTAAATAGGACTTCGTCATCCACTTTCGCCAATTAATCTGTAACATTTGCCTTAAATAAATTGAATAAACCGATAGTGCAACATACGTAAATGCCACTACAGAAAAATATCCAATAAGCGGCAAAAAACTATCTTTATCATAATTTTGCAAAGATGTATAAAATTCGTTATACCATTGATTAAGTAAGACAAGCGCATAGACAATTGCAAAGTTCATTGCAATAACGATGCCAAAAAGCCCTCTCGCTTTCCACTTTTCTTCACTATTCCAATAACCTTTTGTTAACTTCCATACGCCTCGAAAAAAATCTCGATTCATATTTAATTTTTCCATATACTACCCCTCTACAAAACCATTTGGATGATTTTGATGCCATTTCCAAGCAGATGCAATTACTTTTTCTACATCTGTATATTCAGGCTGCCACCCTAGCTCTTTTTTAATCTTCTCAGAACTAGCAATCAATATCGCAGGATCCCCTGCTCTTCTTGGCGTTATTTCTTTTTTTATCGTTATTCCCGTGACTTTCTCAGCCGTCTCAATAATTTCTTTTACCGAAAAACCATTGCCATTACCAAGATTATATACCGCAGACTCAGCGCCTTTAAATAAGGCTTTTAATGATAAAATATGCGCCTTTGCTAAATCATTCACATGAATGTAATCGCGAATGCAAGTCCCATCTTCCGTTGGATAATCATCACCGAAAATTTTAATCGCATCCCGCTTGCCTAAACAAGTTTGCAACACCAATGGAATCAAATGACTTTCTGGAGTATGATCTTCGCCAATATCTCCATGCTCATCCGCACCGCAGGCATTAAAATAACGCAATGCAATATACTTTAATCCATAAGCCTTTGCATAATCAGCCATCGCATTTTCCATAATTAATTTTGTTCTGCCGTAAACATTCGTTGGCTCTTTGCGTGCTGATTCGTCGATTGGAATCAGTTCTGGCTCTCCATAAACAGCGGCAGTTGACGAAAAAACCAGCTTATTTATTCCACACTCTTGCATTACATTCAGTAAATTCAAAGTCCCGTTCACATTATTATGATAATATAACTGCGGATTTTCCATCGATTCGCCTACTAAACTATATGCTGCAAAATGAACAACTGCTTCTATTTTATATTGCTCCATCGTTTCTTTTAAAAGCTTTGTATCGAATAAATCACCTTCAACGAAACAACTATTTTTTACAGATTCATGATGCCCTTTTATTAAATTATCATAAACGATGACCCTATGGTCTTCTTTTTCCAGCATTCGAACAGTATGTGAACCTATATATCCAGCTCCACCCGTAACTAGTATACGCAAAACATCCGCCTCCAATTAACATATTAATCTTCAGTATAAATTGATTTTTTTTACACTGCAACTATTTTAGGAAAATAATTGTGATTCATTCCCCTTGCAGGAAATCAACGAAACATGTAGAATGAGCTTTGAATAGCTGAAAAGAATGGAGGTATTTCCATGCCCGACTTAAACCCATTTCCAATACAATTAGCTTTATTCA
This genomic interval from Selenobaculum gibii contains the following:
- a CDS encoding DeoR/GlpR family DNA-binding transcription regulator, producing the protein MFVEERKEQILEMVRKFGKVKVKELSERFDVTEDCIRKDLASLEKRNLLKRAYGGAVSIRSNPHAIEVSARKCQNLEGKKIIASKAVELIQEGDVVFLDLSTTNIEVAKLIAVSNKKITVITNMLEVLLVLKEATQRVIFVGGELNDERDGFFGAMTIQILLQFKFDIAFLGAAGINVYDNEVTTYGVDDGLTKDAALKTSRRTYLLAEVNKFSHDGNYKYAAITDFDGMITDMGLSDVVKNKVTQYSIELI
- a CDS encoding ABC transporter ATP-binding protein/permease; this encodes MEKLNMNRDFFRGVWKLTKGYWNSEEKWKARGLFGIVIAMNFAIVYALVLLNQWYNEFYTSLQNYDKDSFLPLIGYFSVVAFTYVALSVYSIYLRQMLQINWRKWMTKSYLDKWSQARNYYKMQVIENQTDNPDQRMTEDIRDFVELTLTLLLGFLRQITTLVAFIVILWQLSGVIALPLGSMSLEIHGYMVWICLIYAIGGTYLTTKIGNPLVRLNFDQQRLEADFRFGLIRYRENGESIAFYGGEKAENKNVEGRFRSVVKNYFSLMKYQKRLSWFVNIYGQTAIIVPIFLIVPAYFAKQIQWGGIMQTLTAFDKVQTALSFFVESYATIAQWQSVVNRLVNFTNNMEKVEQIQGETQIKPVQDNNFQVKSLDVTLPTGRVLLNNLNFNIAPGETILITGDSGCGKSTLLRAISGIWPFGEGEVQIPDGHQCFFLPQRPYLPLGSLRDALLYPQENSLVSQQEIKNVMEKCELIHFFDRVNEVDDWSRILSLGEQQRVAFARVLLAKPDIVFLDESTSALDEKTEAVMYKLLKENLPNAAILSIGHRSTLHQYHKQQLHLSGDGNWQFSMI
- the galE gene encoding UDP-glucose 4-epimerase GalE, with protein sequence MRILVTGGAGYIGSHTVRMLEKEDHRVIVYDNLIKGHHESVKNSCFVEGDLFDTKLLKETMEQYKIEAVVHFAAYSLVGESMENPQLYYHNNVNGTLNLLNVMQECGINKLVFSSTAAVYGEPELIPIDESARKEPTNVYGRTKLIMENAMADYAKAYGLKYIALRYFNACGADEHGDIGEDHTPESHLIPLVLQTCLGKRDAIKIFGDDYPTEDGTCIRDYIHVNDLAKAHILSLKALFKGAESAVYNLGNGNGFSVKEIIETAEKVTGITIKKEITPRRAGDPAILIASSEKIKKELGWQPEYTDVEKVIASAWKWHQNHPNGFVEG